The Halorarum halophilum genome contains the following window.
GCCGCGGGCGGCGTCGGTCCGGCGGTCGACGTCGTTCAGCGACGCGTTCGCCTTCATGTCGAGCGTCATCGCCCAGAGGATCGAGACGATCCCCACGAGCCAGAGGACGATCGACGAGTCGTTCGAGTCGATCTTCGCGACGGGTCCGTCGTCGTTCCCCAGGACGCCGGCGAGGGTCGCAGCCGCCCCGGCGAGCGTCGCGAGCACGCCGACCGCGTAGCCGATCACGAGCGGGTGGAAGTCGAACAGGAGGTACTTCGTGCGCAGGCGCCAGAGGAAGTTCCGGAGCAGCATCCCCGACACCTTCGGGATGTACGTCACGTAGTTGATGTCGCTCTCCTCCTCGCCGTAGGTGACCGGCCGCGGCACGTCGACGACGCGCAACCCGGCGACGTTCAGCTTGACGAGCAGGTCGTTGCAGTAGCCGTAGAACTCGTACATCCCGTCGATGTCCGCGCGGTTCAGTGCCTCGAGCGAGATGGCGGTATAGCCGCTCTGGGGGTCGCCGGTCTCCCAGTAGCCGCTGGCGACCTTCGTCAGCCCGGAGAGGATGGCGTTGCCGACGAAGCGGAACGCGGGCATGTCCTCCCGGTCGGTCCGGTTCAGGAAGCGGTTCCCCTTGGTGTAGTCCGCGCGCCCCTCGACGATCGGGTCGAGCAGCCGGTCGAGCATCTCCGGCTCCATCTGGTCGTCCCCGCCCATGACGGTCGTCACGTCGATCTCCTCCTCGCGTGCGCGCTGGTAGCCCGTCTTGATGGCGCCCCCGACGCCGCGGTTCTCCTCGTGCTGGATGGGGACCACGCGCTTCGAGAACCGATTCGGCCCGTCGTCGGGGGGGTCGTACGCCTCGTTGAGCCGTTCGGCCGTCTCGGTGATCTCCGCCCAGGTGCCGTCGGTCGACGCGTCGTCGACGACGTACACCCGGTCCACGAACGACGGCACGCGTTCGAGCGTTCTGCCGACGAACCCCTCCTCGTTGTATGCCGGGATAGCGACCCCGACTGTGTGTCCTCGGTACATGGTCGTCGCCGGGAAACCCGGCGGTTCATGGCCGCCTTGACCGACCGGCGGTATTGTTATCCGGCTCCTGCCGCCGGAGGGCGGCCGGTCGACGGTTCGCGCCGAACGACTCGCAAGCCGGGATTACCCGCGGAAACGTCGATACGATCGGTTTCGGCCGAGAACGCGGCTGAATCGGCCGCTCGCGGGGGACAATGGCTCCATAACAAAGCCTTACCGTCGGGCACGGGGAACGTAATGTCCGGGAACGACTCCGCAGGC
Protein-coding sequences here:
- a CDS encoding glycosyltransferase family 2 protein, which encodes MYRGHTVGVAIPAYNEEGFVGRTLERVPSFVDRVYVVDDASTDGTWAEITETAERLNEAYDPPDDGPNRFSKRVVPIQHEENRGVGGAIKTGYQRAREEEIDVTTVMGGDDQMEPEMLDRLLDPIVEGRADYTKGNRFLNRTDREDMPAFRFVGNAILSGLTKVASGYWETGDPQSGYTAISLEALNRADIDGMYEFYGYCNDLLVKLNVAGLRVVDVPRPVTYGEEESDINYVTYIPKVSGMLLRNFLWRLRTKYLLFDFHPLVIGYAVGVLATLAGAAATLAGVLGNDDGPVAKIDSNDSSIVLWLVGIVSILWAMTLDMKANASLNDVDRRTDAARGDLGDPDTDDREVRADPDVRSISEAGSDREVGRSRGERAGDSRAVQGRPTGGPGANGNRGTIDATDGK